The genome window ATAAACACTCACTGCAAATCACCCATATCTGCATGCAAAAAGTGCCCAGCACACCACATGCTCCACTCCACAGTATGGCCAGGATCGTCACTGAAGAAGTGCACAGAGACAGTATTAGACCTTGTGGGACAGGGTGGGTCGTTACAAGGAGGGTGCTGTAGCTTTAAAGATTTAAATCACTAGTTTGTACACAATACAACAAACTAGTCAATAAGCAAAACATAGAAGGCAGGCAAATCAATACTTAGGCAACAAATAGCCTGTAGGCATGGTAAAATACAGCTAAAAACTAAGATCAAGAAAAGGAAAGGCAAAACGGTAGCAAACTAATCCTAAAATAAATGGAGAAAGGTGATTAGAAATTGTATAAAGACTTATATGAATGTCCTTCAATGTACATACAATTAATCGCCTACACTGTAAAAATATCCACCGTGAATTCACAATAATTACCTGGCAACTTGTTGCATGACTTTCACAGTAAGGTTCACAGCAATGTACAAAATGCAGGTAAAAGTGGAAGCTAATTTAGGCTAGAATAGTATAGAAGTAAaataagattaaaaaaaatgtgttttcagaTAAATGACATTACGCATTGCAATAACCTATAAACATTTCAAACCTATAAACATTGCGAACCTGTACACATTGTGAAGAGGCAAGGGAGAGAGAGTTTGGTAATCCTTTATCATCCAGAGTAGTGTTGATGAAAGTATTGAGTGATTGAAACTTTGCTCGCTAGGCGAGGCTTAAACTCTAAGTAAGCCACAGGCTATAATGAGGCTAAAAAATAGTTCAACTTTTTATGTCTGAGCATGTTTTGAGagcagtgttaaatcagactttggttcaacctggttcaaccagctacgaaatggaccaatctgcacaatgactacttttactgtcgctatttcAATGATAATACTTAAAGCAAAATGTaattttacttgtataatacttcaatttgatataaaagacagtttgtttttcatctggtttcaattaaacaaagtcttggctttcagaatattaaacttgtttcggaaaattcagatgataaatacaactttgaagcttcggcataattaaaagcggagaacggactaatgtaacgtcacagcaagcataacaacagccggtgtttcttgtgagtgtttccccggtacacaaacgcaaaaatacacatacacacacaaacactcgcgagcttcccccagaacagtaaaaacgaaaacgtgtcttcgggtcaatgtgactgatttcgatagagcaagtcacatttggtttaggcacgaaacatacagtagaaatacattgctttcaaaatcgctctgtgtcgaatcaatagattatatttcgtgactataacacgaagtgcagtgagtgcttcatcctctgaacaccacaggatggcgactgtaacacacatattaacataggtacgctcctctgaaatgattgtcccctgcaattattattatccctcaatcgagttcgctattcagctagctaacgttagcttaaacaaacgtaacatgcaacgttagcctaatctaaaatgctctactccggcgtacctttcatgtggctcgtcagcgcagactctcgcatcgttatttttgcaaactttgcaggaggctacttgTGGGCTTGACCcgcgtcttagccatggcttgtatttgtcttctgctagccaacgctcgttgaaactgcaacctcctgtcctggcacacagtcatctatctctcatcagaatgcccaggtcacacgtgacgtaaaacaaacatttgcaggTCGcacgcatagcgcgggaaggccgcagcggagctgttttatgtagaagcgaagaaattcttttcttttaatctaaaaagcaaactattcagtcagacagcaatttattgtaaaagtaaagcattacattttcaagcactttatctcaatttcaagcaccattcccaaatttcaagcactttcccaaccttgaaaacaccacgtcaaattggacatattccatttcttttcacacaatacgtctcctttcagtatcaacactaattcggctgacttatatatttgatccaattggtaaatagggacacctagtggttaaagcacgttatttaaatgttttgttaaaTAATCTTTAATCTTTAATAACCTGACTTTGGAAAGGGCTGGAAAGATACTTTTTTCACCAGGGGCGtctaaatagggcccagatAAGGTATCTGGAATATGGGAACCGTAACCCACCCAGACATTTTTTTTCAATCTAATGTCAAACTCTCACAAAATCCTGTCTTGAGCTGAGGATTGGACACCCTTTggtgagggagggagagaaaattgaaaaaaattgaaaaaaggtGTTTGTCGCTCTGAGactttgagagtgtgttgcttaacttgtgtggaacccgcttgcAAAATTTGGGGCCGCTGTGACCTTCAACCAATTCTCAAACTAAGGTTAAAGGTCATGTTTTCATGGCTCTCAGTACTCTAGACGGCACAAAGGAAGGTCCGACAGCTTTGAGCTTGATGTCGTTGGAATCGCCTCGAAGAGTACATGCAGATTCATCCCTCTGCTGCTCCGAATGTCAAGCGTTATGGCTTAAAACGGGACAAAGCCTTCCATTAAGCCGCTTTCACTCTCGCTCTTGTGGTGACAGAGCACGCCAATTTCCCCGCATGCTAGGCAGACAAGAGTATTATAGTTAGCTTCGGTTTGATGtggagatgtgatttgatgtgtcatttgtcccccaactcctctccaaagttgagatatgtaataaaatactcaggggaGTTTCCTGAATTCTCATGCCGAAAGCCAAGCACTAGGCCCTGGGTAAATTAAGACGCTGATTTGGGGCACTTTTTGCACTTTCCCTGGTGCTAGAAACTCAAGTCAGGAATCCCTGGAATcgttgtaaaaatacatttctagctaaacgtaattgagaatgcagtttagttctgtgggaacgtcatttttaggagacagggttgccagGACACACGCCGGTTAGAATAGTCTATTCTGCACATGTGCATTGGTGCACAATTCAAATTTTACAGTAATGAGTTGTGctctttatatacagtctatcaTGGTTGTGCTAAGATGATTTTGAGTACAGTGCTTTACTGTGAAATAATAGTTAAATAATGTGAAATCCAATTCTACTGTTTTATAGATATTTTGTTGTGATATTACAGGGGCTTTTGATTACAATATTTCTCTGTAATATGCTACTCTTAAATGCTGTGAAATCCTTGCAAtttttacaatgttgttgtgaTATTACAACATTTGATGTGATATTACAGAGGATTTTGATTGCAGTATTATATTGTGAAATAATAGTTAAATGCTGGGAAATCCAAGGATACAGTCCtttttacatgtatttgttgggATATTACAGGGGGCCTTGATTACAATATGTCACTGTAAAATAATACTGTTAAATGTTGTGAAATGCTGGTAATTGTTTACAGTGTACCTCTGATGCAAACGCATTCACTCAATCATCACCTCACTGGACACCTCCGCAACGGTGATTCTCTACACAGTCTCTGCTGAAGTCAAGAAGCCTGGCGTTTGCAGGCCATATGTTAACAATTTAGTGGTACACTGAATGTTAAGTCCTAACAGCAGCTTCACTACCTCGTATAGGAGGAATACACGCCTATCAGCCAGACAACGATGACTGGAACAAGAACACTCGTAATAGTCACAGCTGATTTGGGTGAGGTGTGAGTGATGCTGAACTACGTACAGCTGCGGGTGTGTCTTAAAGGGGCAGTGGCGGCCCAGCCACGTGAAGAAATGATCTGACAGCTAATCCAGAAAACAGTAGCGCCGGCTACATATGGAAATATTATATTAACTTGTTTGCTTGAACACATTTTCCTCCAACCTCGTGACATACAGATGCTTGCTCAGGACCCCTTTAGTGCCATATATTAATATGCAGGTTTGTCAGATAGACTTCAATATGTGATTAACATTGTGAATCTAAACAAAGATACTTGTTAAGGTTTAGGAAAAGATCATGACTTGGGTttaaaaagttttttttttacgtGACTTGAAATCCATTGTATCCAAGTATGTGACTTGTGTGACATAAATGAACTTACACACAAAGGTTTGAATGGTCACGCTTCAGTCAAACAGCAGTCACTGTGGTTTTGTCATCATCCCTGATCTCATCTTGATGCAAACTTTGACTCTATTTGTACGGCGTCACCTGACCTCATCCTCAACTCTTGTCATAAATACTACCGCCTCTTGAGGCAGCTCTGTACATGCCCAACAGACGTCAGAGAGACTTGTGGAGTGTATCAGTTTGATGTGTATGGTCTCTGAACAAGGTGCTGTAGTTGATGAGTTGGGAGCGAGAACACGCTTGGACTATGACAAACTATGGACCAAAGTCTCAATCAATATATCTATAAATGAAAATTGATAATTATAAGGCTTCTTacccaaatacaaatacaaatacagtctCTTGATCTCCAGTGTGAACCACAACTTGACATTCAGGTGCATTTTGAACCAATATCACAATACAGGTACACATCAAAGAATCTGAAATAACAGCAAGTAAAACATTTCGGATCTTGAGGAAAGAGAGGATGGAGATTCTTTCTTTCAGGAGTGTCTTTTCACAGGCCTGAGTCCGGAGCCCAATTGCCTAATGATCTGTCcatggtgtgtgtttgtgtgtgtgacgtgCAGGTTTCCCTGGTCTTCCTCATCAGTGGTCTGATCATCCTCGGCTATGCCTCCTCAGTCAGCAGACAGAACACGTACCAAGACGTGGTGAGGGAGGTGTGTGGAGGAGCGGTGGGGCAACTCTGTGAAATCTGTTTCTGCTTCAACCTCTTTATGATATGTGTGGCCTTCCTGGTGGTGGTGCAGGACCAGCTGGAGAAGTGTAAGTGCTCAATGAACTTATCTTTCAAGATGCAGCTTCTCCTACTTACAAACAGACCACTTAGAATATAGTCTTCTTCTTTTATTATCCTCTTTCTCTATGAAGAAAGTATCCTTAATGTCCTTTAACACTGTCAAATACTCTGTAACTAAAACGATTgataaaaatatgaaaaatactTGTGCCAGTATTGTAATCTGCACTATTTTATTCTGATCTATTCTACTCTGTTTCTTTTggcactttaaaaaaatatatatttgtattgttttatgtcctatatataATTTAGTTTGCCTTGTTTCATTGCCATATTTACActactgtgcatatgacaataaagcttTTGAATCTTAAATCTTAGCACAGGTTTTATAATATTTTAACAGGAGTTTGCTATCAATTTAGCAGCCATTTTCTATATCAAAAAAGTAATCTCTCTCAGACCACACATCTTCTGGCTCTTGGATGTTCATTCTTGCTTGTGTAAGGGTGAAAACATGTGACAGTAATGCTACCCTTTTTTTCATTTCCCCCTTTGTCGTGTTGTCCATCTGAAATGCTTCAAATCCCTTTAATGTTTTTACTCTGTTCAAAATTTAAACAGATTTGATTTACAAACACACCCTCTTCAAAAAGAATCTATTGGATCATACATTGTGCACAAAGCACAGTACAGATGGAGCATTTTAGTGAGACAACGTGCTTTAAAGACATGTCATCATGTTCATCCACCATTGTTAAAGCATGAATAGCAGCCATTAAAACAACATAAAGACTGATAAGTATGTCAAATCAATGATTTGGTGAGCATGAAAACTGTAGTATATCTATATTATTAATTTATCGTTGCAGCAGATAAATAACGGTTAAAATGTTGTTCTTCTTCCAGTGAGTGTTTCTTTATACGAGACGGTGACTGGGTCCACTGAGATGCCGTACTACTGGTACACCGACCAGCGGTTTTATCTCTTCATCATGTGTGTCATCATCATCCTCCCCTTGTCCATCCCAAAAGAAATCGGCATCCAGAAATACACAAGGTAAATGACACTTATCATGGATCAGAATGAGATAGAGTGCACATTTGTGTGTGGTGTAACAGTGTTTTCTTTGTGTCAGTGTGTTGGGGACGCTGGCGGCAACATATCTGTGTGTGGCAGTGATCGTCAAGTATTACCTGATGGAGAgccacaatgttataataactCCAGAGCACAGCGAAGGGTCAGTAACACTGTTTGTAATGGATACGTGTGtgtttaacttttttttctcattctatgcagtgtgtgtgcatctgtaaatgtgagtgtgtgtgtttgtgttttcagtGTGGGTTCGTGGGCTTCAATGTTCAGTGTCGTGCCGACCATCTGCTTTGGCTTCCAGGTAGGATCAACTGCATGCTTTTAAGTCTAAAAGTAGACAGCCTGATGCTAGACATTTAAGTGGTTTAATGTGGACATACATTTGTCCAAACCAACCAGCAATAACAGACAACTAAAAAGCACGTGGAGCATGAAGAAATTATAAACTATTGTAGTGATTTGTCTGAATGCCcaatgtgtctttgtgtgtgtctgcagtgcCATGAAGCCTGTATTGCCATCTACAGCAGCATGGAGAATAAGAAGCTCTTAAACTGGGTCATCATCTCAGTGGTCTCCATGTTTTTCTGTTTACTCATTTACACTCTCACTGGTGAGTTCAACTCGAAAGCAACTCTATTGACCTCAGTTTATTTGTGCTTCCCTGAAAACTGCTCCTCACCTCCCCTTTCTCCAGGTGTGTACGGCTTCATGACGTTTGGACGAGCGGTTGCCTCCGATATTTTGATGTCATATCCAGGAAATGACGTGCCTATGATCATATCCAGGCTACTTTTTGGAATATCAATCATCACCATCTATCCTATTATTCTTCTCCTGGGGAGGTGAGCAACAGCAGAGTGGAGACTTTCTTACAAATCAACTTTGGAAAATACCAGGGAAATCATCTCCACACGTTGTAGTAGTTTTCTTGACTTTGACACTTGTTGCACACAACAGGAGATTGACCGTATCTCAACCCTTATGACTTATTGAAAATACTCTTTTTGGTTCAGGCAAGTGGTAGCTTTGGGTTGAGTGTGTAGAAGCATGACATGACGTTGATTACACAGCTCAGTTTTCATACTGAACTTTCCTCCCAAGTTCCCAGATCTAGTTTGAACCCCAGTTACACATTTTCATTGCCATGCTATTTCTTGTAAATTAACCTTCTTTTTGATCCAGACAATGGGTTTCTCTATTCACATATTGGACATTATCTTTGTATTAGGCGACAGGCAGGGTAAAGTCTGCTCCATTTGGACATTGGTATTCTCACAGCTCCTCAGGTTTGCAGGGCATGTGTGAAAGGGGATTTCGTTTTTTGCATAGTACAACTCGTGTATGTATTTTAAAAGTGAACATGTTGTCCTACTGTGtgttttcgtgtgtgtgtgtgtgtgcaacagaTCTGTCATCCTGAACCTGATGGTGCGTATTCAAAGACGCCGCTGGGGAGTCGTCACCCATTCGTTTGAGACTCGCTGCAGAGTGGTTCTCACTGTGATCTGGATCACCGTCACTCTTCTCATCGCCATGTTCGTCCCAGACATGGGGGAGGTCATCAGTGTCATCGGGGGAATCAGCGCCTTCTTCATCTTCATCTTTCCTGGTATGTAACAATGTCTCCTTTAAATTAAGTGTCTGTGTCTGTACTCACACAATGTGCAATGTATGGCTTTTATGTTCATACATGTTGTTCTATATTATTTGTGTGTTGCAGGTCTTTGCTTAGTGTTCACAATGCAAAGTGAACCTGTGAGTCCAAGAGTCAGGTGAGTGATTATTTACACACTCGTACTCTATGTGTATAACATTATTATTGAAATGCGTTATTTGACATATCATAGGGAAACAAATATGGTGTTTAACTGATCTTCCAATTATTTCATTTCAACTGATTAACTGCTAGTGTAACGAGTATAATTGCAAGtatttaaacaaaaaaagtgTGATATTTACTTGTGTCTTAGTGGAGATTTAATTCCTAGGAAATGTCTATGTTTCTAATGATTACAATTAAATAATTTTTTCCAAGGAACATTTCTAGGAAATGTTATGAAAATAggaataatacttttttttatatttggatGCTGGTCATGGAAACATGATGAAGATTGTCACATCCTGCAGTGCAAAATATACAAAAGTCATTTATCCATCCAACCAGTGATCACTATTTAGTTAAAAAGTCCTTCTTATAGAGTCTGAACTGCGTCGTATCCTAAGAAAGAAAGAGCAGTCTTCCTTTTTTGTGTAATTAGATGGATTttcttttagaacattaagactTCTACGGGCATTTTCGTCTACAAATTTGATCAATCTTGTTATAAAATGTGGATATTTGAATAATGGAAAAGAGAATGAATCATTATGAATTACCGCCAAGCAGAAGATTCATACTGTTTCCATGATTTTAAGTCATCTGTCATGTTGTTTATATGGATGTCCCTGATTCTGTTTTGTTTCTGCAGGGTGATTTTAACAGTCTGGGGAGTTATAACCATCGTAGTTGGATCTTTCATCTTCGGACAGAGCACGACCATCGCTATAATGGAGATTTACCAGAAATTCTGATTTTCACACCTTTATCTCCACTTCACTGTCTGCAGCAGCTGCTTCACTTCACAATGTGTTTTGCACAACTTAAAGTTGCATTTGTAAAGGTGGTTTATAGTTGTATATATGATCCTTATCAAGGTCTTCCATCACCtggttataatataatatatatttacaaagcaataatgtaatatttctatctgtgtgtgtgtgtgttacagacaTATTGGATTTAAATGGATTGTTATTGGACAACAATATAATGTCAAGAGAAGAATGTAGGTATTAATTGTAAAGTATGTGTGGCTGTTTTAATGATTTATTTAGGATTACATTACCACCCCTATTGTATAGAATATTAAATAAGAAAATACAAAGGGTATCTTTGAGTCTTTATTTGTAGTTGTGCTATTCTGCCAGGGGGCAGTATTGTACAACTGATGCatatttattgtgtgtgtgtgtgtgtgtgtgtgtgtgtgtgtgtgtgtgtgtgtgtgtgtgtgtgtgtgtgtgtgtgtgtgtgtgtgtgtgagagactgcATAT of Pseudochaenichthys georgianus chromosome 3, fPseGeo1.2, whole genome shotgun sequence contains these proteins:
- the slc38a8b gene encoding putative sodium-coupled neutral amino acid transporter 8, which encodes MEELARESINLLARSASHSGPPRLGSFGAVFIMLKSALGAGLLNFPWAFQKAGGVNTALSVELVSLVFLISGLIILGYASSVSRQNTYQDVVREVCGGAVGQLCEICFCFNLFMICVAFLVVVQDQLEKLSVSLYETVTGSTEMPYYWYTDQRFYLFIMCVIIILPLSIPKEIGIQKYTSVLGTLAATYLCVAVIVKYYLMESHNVIITPEHSEGVGSWASMFSVVPTICFGFQCHEACIAIYSSMENKKLLNWVIISVVSMFFCLLIYTLTGVYGFMTFGRAVASDILMSYPGNDVPMIISRLLFGISIITIYPIILLLGRSVILNLMVRIQRRRWGVVTHSFETRCRVVLTVIWITVTLLIAMFVPDMGEVISVIGGISAFFIFIFPGLCLVFTMQSEPVSPRVRVILTVWGVITIVVGSFIFGQSTTIAIMEIYQKF